A window from Gasterosteus aculeatus chromosome 14, fGasAcu3.hap1.1, whole genome shotgun sequence encodes these proteins:
- the LOC120832273 gene encoding apelin receptor B yields the protein MEPTAGPYDYYEYDEAENSTMCDYSEWMPSYSVIPVLYMLIFILGLSGNGVVIFTVWRAQGKRRAADVYIGNLALADLTFVVTLPLWAVYTAMGYHWPFGVALCKISSYVLLLNMYASVFCLTCMSFDRYLAIVHTLPSTQLRMQACLAAIWLLSGVLAAPMLLFRTTKYDANTNRTTCSMDFSLVTTRKDQENLWVTGHSISSSALGFLIPFLTMVVCYVFIGCTVTRHFNTLRKEDQRKRRLLKIITTLVVVFAACWIPFHLVKTADALSYLEFFPSTCSSVRFLLVAHPYATCLAYFNSCLNPFLYAFLDLRFRSQCLCLLNLKKSRQLPDLPMHAGDEVNSAE from the coding sequence aTGGAGCCAACTGCAGGTCCTTATGATTACTACGAGTACGACGAGGCAGAAAACTCCACCATGTGCGACTATTCCGAGTGGATGCCGTCATACTCCGTCATCCCCGTGCTCTACATGCTCATTTTCATCCTCGGCCTCTCGGGAAACGGAGTGGTGATCTTCACCGTTTGGAGGGCGCAGGGCAAGCGGCGCGCCGCCGACGTCTACATCGGCAACCTGGCCCTGGCTGACCTCACCTTCGTGGTCACTCTGCCTCTGTGGGCCGTCTACACCGCCATGGGCTACCACTGGCCCTTCGGGGTGGCCCTGTGCAAGATCAGCAGCTACGTGCTCCTGCTCAACATGTACGCCAGCGTCTTCTGCCTCACCTGCATGAGCTTCGACCGCTACTTGGCCATCGTCCACACCTTGCCCAGCACCCAGCTGCGCATGCAAGCCTGCCTGGCGGCCATCTGGCTGCTGTCCGGTGTGCTGGCGGCTCCGATGCTGCTCTTTCGCACCACCAAATACGATGCGAACACCAACCGCACAACCTGCAGCATGGACTTCAGCCTGGTGACGACGAGGAAAGACCAAGAGAACCTGTGGGTCACTGGTCACAGCATCTCCTCCTCGGCGCTGGGCTTCCTCATACCTTTCCTGACGATGGTGGTGTGCTACGTCTTCATCGGCTGCACCGTCACCCGCCACTTCAACACGCTGCGCAAGGAGGACCAGCGTAAGAGGAGGCTGCTGAAGATCATCACCAcgctggtggtggtgtttgCCGCCTGCTGGATCCCGTTCCACCTCGTGAAGACCGCCGACGCCCTCTCCTACCTCGAGTTCTTTCCCTCCACCTGCAGTTCCGTGCGTTTCCTGCTGGTGGCTCACCCTTACGCCACCTGCCTGGCCTACTTCAACAGCTGCCTCAACCCCTTTCTATACGCCTTCCTCGACCTGCGCTTCAGATCCCAGTGCCTGTGCCTGCTTAACCTGAAGAAGTCCCGCCAGCTCCCTGACCTGCCCATGCATGCTGGGGATGAGGTGAACAGTGCAGAATGA
- the LOC120832253 gene encoding TBC1 domain family member 10A, protein MAKIEPGNGLVSRDSKAELRDNGTSSHGSDPETNGGVPWDKQADKYGFTGGAQQLRGESAVQIPTEVLRQREAKWLEMLNSWDKWMAKKHKKVKERCQKGVPPSLRGRAWLYLTGGKVRREQNQGKFQALDNQPGDPKWVDIIERDLHRQFPFHEMFAARGGHGQQDLLRVLKAYTLHRPEEGYCQAQAPIAAVLLMHMPAEDAFWVLVQICEKYLPGYYSTGLEAIQLDGEILYALLRRVSPAAHRHLKKHKLEPILYMTEWFMCAFSRTLPWASVLRVWDMFLCEGVKIIFRVGLVLLKSMLGSQEKLKACQGLYETMELLRAVRPQYMQEAFLVHEIIEFEVSEKDIEREHHAQLRRWKETHGDLHCKSPPRMHGAKAIMAAEPPSRQDLRQMPTIIVESSLAPQTGGQRAECAEENGGTKAEKPKAVVPPQETVNSYLPPGDPSPLVKPAAVRGSKESLGSAEHDTYL, encoded by the exons ATGGCTAAAATCGAGCCGGGCAACGGACTCGTCTCGCGGGACAGCAAAGCTGAGCTGAGAGATAACGGGACCAGCTCGCACGGATCCGACCCCGAGACGAACGGCGGTGTCCCCTGGGACAAGCAGGCGGACAAGTACGGCTTCACGGGAGGGGCCCAGCAGCTGCGTGGAGAGTC TGCTGTGCAAATCCCCACTGAGGTGCTGAGGCAACGGGAGGCAAAATGGCTGGAGATGCTCAACAGCTGGGACAAGTGGATggccaaaaaacacaagaag GTGAAAGAGCGCTGTCAGAAGGGCGTCCCTCCATCCCTGCGCGGCCGGGCCTGGCTCTACCTCACCGGGGGCAAAGTGAGAAGGGAGCAAAACCAGGGCAAATTCCAG GCCCTGGACAATCAGCCAGGAGATCCTAAGTGGGTCGATATTATTGAGAGGGACCTCCATCGACAATTCCCCTTCCATGAAATGTTCGCAGCGAGAGGAGGTCACGG gcAGCAAGACCTGCTCCGCGTGTTGAAGGCTTACACGCTGCATCGCCCCGAAGAGGGTTACTGTCAGGCTCAGGCTCCCATTGCTGCTGTACTCCTGATGCACATGCCGGCAGAG gaTGCATTCTGGGTTCTTGTCCAGATTTGTGAGAAGTATCTTCCTGGATACTACAGTACAGGGCTG GAGGCGATCCAGCTGGACGGGGAGATCCTGTACGCTCTGCTGAGGCGCGTGTCTCCCGCGGCCCACCGTCACCTGAAGAAGCACAAGCTGGAGCCCATCCTGTACATGACCGAGTGGTTCATGTGCGCCTTCTCTCGGACTCTGCCGTGGGCCTCGGTGCTTCGCGTGTGGGACATGTTCCTCTGTGAGG GAGTAAAAATCATCTTTCGTGTGGGCCTGGTTCTCTTAAAATCCATGCTGGGATCCCAAGAGAAACTGAAGGCCTGTCAAGGTCTCTACGAAACGATGGAGCTGCTCCGAGCTGTACGGCCACAGTACATGCAGGAAGCCTTTCTGGTGCACGAG ATTATCGAGTTCGAGGTGTCTGAGAAAGACATTGAACGGGAACACCACGCTCAGCTGCGTCGCTGGAAGGAGACTCACGGAGATCTGCACTGCAAGTCCCCTCCCAGGATGCACGGCGCCAAGGCCATCATGGCTGCCGAGCCCCCCAGTCGGCAGGACCTGAGACAGATGCCCACCATTATTGTGGAGTCTTCATTGGCCCCCCAGACAGGTGGGCAGAGAGCAGAGTGCGCCGAGGAGAATGGAGGGACTAAAGCAGAGAAACCGAAAGCGGTTGTTCCGCCGCAGGAGACTGTTAATTCTTACCTTCCTCCCGGTGACCCCTCACCTCTCGTTAAACCCGCGGCTGTACGAGGGTCCAAGGAGAGTCTGGGGAGTGCAGAGCATGACACATACCTTTAG